From Salvia splendens isolate huo1 chromosome 3, SspV2, whole genome shotgun sequence, a single genomic window includes:
- the LOC121794955 gene encoding mediator of RNA polymerase II transcription subunit 25-like — MVVKQLIIAVEGTAAIGPFWMTIVSDYLDKIIRCFCANDLVGQKPSTPQVELSLVVFNAHGPYSACLVQRSGWTRDMDLLFHWLSAIPFAGGGFNDAAIAEGLAEALMMFSASTGNQNQNTESHRHCILVAASNPYPLPTPVYRPQSQHKEQSDNETPADNRLSDAEAIAKSFAQCAISLSVICPKKLPKLGDIYNAGKSNPRVTDQHPDSVKNPHFLVLISDNFVEARAALSRSGMLNLPSNQNPVKMDVTPAGPAPPISGQPLASAPLANGSVMSRQPISTGKNMPPATVKVEPTTVPSATGPAFPQISSVARPASQAVASLQTSSPISTSQEMIPNNENAQDMKPIVNNMAPILRPVGGAAANMRILNDVAQARQVLASGASIGLSSMGGTPMLSNMMSSGMTTSVPPAQTVMSSGSSVVATVTGSLPIPATAQVAPNSGSVPFTSTAATVPGNSNLGMSQPLSNIQASGSMGQTLPSMSRGNLPTTQMVQTGTGMNQNMMSGGVTSGMSSANGSMMPTPGMSQPMQPGMQPVGVNGAAVNMPMNQQTSSALPSAQSKYIKVWEGNLSGQRQGQPVFITRLEGYRNASASETLASNWPPTMQIVRLISQDHMNNKQYVGKADFLVFRAMDQHGFLGQLQEKKLCAVIQLPSQTLLLSVSDKAYRLIGMLFPGDMVVFKPQIPNPQQQQQHQHLQQQQPLQQMQQQQPQPMQQQQQPLQQMQQQQQQHQQPLQQMQQQPVQQMQQQQPLQQMQQQQQQQPIQQMQQQQQQPVQQMQQQQPVQQMQQQSLQQMQQQQPQLQQQQPLGQMQQQRPLMAHQQQQQPPMQPLQQQQQPMSQLQQQQIPQMQQQPQQQMVGTGMNQTYMQGPGRSQLLSQGQVSSQGAPNMPGGNFMS, encoded by the exons ATGGTGGTGAAGCAGTTGATCATAGCCGTCGAAGGCACGGCCGCCATTGGGCCCTTTTGGATGACTATCGTGTCCGATTACTTGGACAAGATCATTCG ATGTTTCTGTGCGAACGATTTGGTGGGCCAG AAGCCATCAACCCCACAAGTGGAGCTATCACTGGTTGTGTTCAATGCGCATGGCCCATACAGtg CTTGCCTCGTACAGCGGAGTGGTTGGACTAGAGACATGGACTTGTTGTTTCACTGGCTCTCAGCCATACCGTTTGCAGGTGGTGGTTTCAATGATGCTGCAATTGCTGAAGGGCTAGCTGAAGCTTTAATG ATGTTCTCAGCCTCAACtggaaaccaaaatcaaaatacaGAGTCACATAGACATTGTATTCTAGTTGCTGCTAGCAACCCTTACCCATTGCCAACACCTGTATATCGGCCACAATCCCAGCATAAAGAGCAGAGTGACAATGAAACACCAGCAGATAATCGTCTATCTGATgcagaagcaatagcaaaatcATTTGCTCAG TGCGCTATCTCTCTGTCTGTTATTTGTCCAAAGAAGTTACCCAAACTTGGAGATATCTACAACGCG GGGAAGAGCAATCCACGAGTCACAGATCAACATCCCGATAGTGTTAAAAATCCTCATTTCCTTGTCCTCATCTCAGATAATTTTGTGGAGGCCCGTGCTGCTTTAAGTAGATCCGGAATGTTAAATTTGCCATCAAATCAAAACCCTGTGAAGATGGATGTGACGCCTGCTGGTCCTGCTCCTCCGATTTCCGGACAACCTCTGGCATCTGCTCCATTAG CAAACGGATCTGTCATGAGTCGCCAACCAATATCTACTGGTAAAAATATGCCTCCTGCAACTGTAAAAGTG GAACCCACCACTGTGCCCTCTGCAACCGGGCCTGCATTTCCACAAATTTCATCTGTCGCTAGGCCTGCTTCTCAAGCTGTTGCAAGCTTACAAACTTCTTCACCAATATCAACGTCACAGGAAATGATTCCGAACAATGAAAATGCTCAAGATATGAAACCTATTGTGAACAATATGGCGCCCATCTTGCGTCCAGTTGGTGGTGCAGCAGCAAATATGAGAATTTTGAATGACGTGGCACAAGCACGTCAAGTACTAGCTAGTGGAGCCTCTATTGGACTTTCTTCTATGGGCGGTACACCTATGCTGTCAAATATGATGTCCAGTGGAATGACTACTTCAGTGCCTCCTGCTCAAACTGTAATGTCGTCAGGTTCATCAGTTGTTGCAACAGTTACTGGATCATTGCCAATACCAGCAACTGCCCAGGTTGCTCCAAACTCAGGTTCTGTGCCATTTACTTCAACAGCTGCCACCGTGCCTGGAAATTCTAACCTTGGCATGTCTCAACCTTTGAGTAATATCCAAGCAAGCGGTAGTATGGGTCAAACACTCCCTAGCATGAGCAGAGGAAATCTCCCCACCACACAAATGGTACAGACAGGAACGGGTATGAATCAGAACATGATGAGTGGTGGTGTTACATCTGGTATGTCTTCTGCAAATGGCAGCATGATGCCTACTCCAGGAATGTCCCAGCCGATGCAACCAGGAATGCAGCCCGTTGGTGTGAACGGTGCTGCGGTAAATATGCCCATGAATCAGCAGACCTCAAGTGCACTGCCGTCAGCAcaatcaaaatatattaaagTCTGGGAG GGAAACTTATCAGGACAGCGTCAAGGCCAGCCTGTTTTCATTACTAGACTAGAG GGATACAGGAATGCATCAGCTTCTGAGAC GCTTGCTTCAAATTGGCCTCCAACAATGCAGATAGTTCGCCTGATATCCCAGGACCATATGAATAACAA GCAATACGTCGGAAAGGCTGATTTTCTTGTTTTTCGTGCAATGGATCAACATGGATTTCTTGGTCAGCTTCAAGAAAAGAAACTT TGTGCAGTAATACAGTTACCATCCCAGACACTGTTGCTTTCGGTTTCTGACAAAGCATACCGCCTGATTGGAATGCTTTTCCCTGGG GATATGGTTGTCTTTAAACCTCAAATACCCAATCCTCAGCAACAACAGCAGCACCAGCATCTACAACAGCAGCAACCGCTCCAACagatgcagcagcagcagccgcaaccgatgcaacagcagcagcaaccgctccaacagatgcagcagcagcagcagcagcatcagCAACCACTTCAGCAGATGCAGCAGCAACCGGTCCAGCAAATGCAGCAGCAACAACCACTCCAACaaatgcagcagcagcagcaacagcaACCAATCCAACaaatgcagcagcagcagcagcaaccaGTCCAGCAAATGCAGCAGCAACAACCAGTTCAGCAAATGCAACAGCAATCGCTCCAGCAGATGCAGCAGCAGCAACCACAATTGCAGCAACAGCAGCCCCTCGGGCAGATGCAGCAGCAACGACCCCTCATGGCGCATCAGCAACAACAACAGCCTCCTATGCAGCCGCTTCAGCAACAGCAGCAGCCAATGTCCCAGCTGCAACAGCAGCAGATCCCTCAAATGCAACAACAGCCACAGCAACAGATGGTTGGTACTGGTATGAATCAAACGTATATGCAAGGTCCCGGGCGATCCCAGTTACTATCCCAAGGACAGGTTTCGTCACAAGGAGCTCCGAACATGCCTGGAGGAAACTTCATGAGTTGA
- the LOC121794956 gene encoding GDT1-like protein 4 isoform X2 — MSPSVAQGFTKSLAMTVLSEIGDKTFVAAAILAMRYPRRHVLSGCLGALIVMTILSAVVGWAAPNLLSRKWTRHITTILFLGFGQWSPRDAFKDGEAGELATVEKERVVFFQCFGTLS; from the exons ATGAGTCCTTCTGTTGCTCAA GGCTTTACCAAGTCGTTGGCAATGACAGTGCTATCAGAAATTGGTGACAAGACCTTTGTTGCAGCTGCT ATATTGGCAATGCGTTATCCGAGAAGGCATGTGCTGTCAGGTTGCCTCGGAGCTTTGATA GTCATGACAATACTTTCAGCTGTTGTAGGCTGGGCTGCTCCTAATCTG CTTTCGCGCAAGTGGACTCGTCACATCACAACAATACTGTTTCTCGGTTTTGGCCAGTGGTCGCCGCGGGATGCATTTAAGGATGG GGAGGCTGGAGAATTGGCTACAGTTGAAAAAGAACGGGTTGTCTTTTTTCAGTGTTTTGGGACTCTGTCTTGA
- the LOC121794956 gene encoding GDT1-like protein 5 isoform X1, whose protein sequence is MSPSVAQGFTKSLAMTVLSEIGDKTFVAAAILAMRYPRRHVLSGCLGALIVMTILSAVVGWAAPNLLSRKWTRHITTILFLGFGQWSPRDAFKDGWEAGELATVEKERVVFFQCFGTLS, encoded by the exons ATGAGTCCTTCTGTTGCTCAA GGCTTTACCAAGTCGTTGGCAATGACAGTGCTATCAGAAATTGGTGACAAGACCTTTGTTGCAGCTGCT ATATTGGCAATGCGTTATCCGAGAAGGCATGTGCTGTCAGGTTGCCTCGGAGCTTTGATA GTCATGACAATACTTTCAGCTGTTGTAGGCTGGGCTGCTCCTAATCTG CTTTCGCGCAAGTGGACTCGTCACATCACAACAATACTGTTTCTCGGTTTTGGCCAGTGGTCGCCGCGGGATGCATTTAAGGATGGGTG GGAGGCTGGAGAATTGGCTACAGTTGAAAAAGAACGGGTTGTCTTTTTTCAGTGTTTTGGGACTCTGTCTTGA
- the LOC121797169 gene encoding protein ASPARTIC PROTEASE IN GUARD CELL 1-like, giving the protein MEKLAVFFVFFTVLASSRTLPPNSEPNFLDVSASISKTQGLFSNSRSVLPSMHEVHHRRTRVSPHSPLSFVLHPRLSVRGTTEESYKALTVARLGRDSARVKAIQTRLDLASLGIVKADLTPLDAEVETEKLEGPVISGTSQGSGEYFSRVGVGKPATQAYMVLDTGSDVNWVQCAPCADCYQQADPIFDPVLSSSFTPLTCDTQQCRSLDVSECRNDTCLYEVSYGDGSYTVGDFVTETVTFGGSQAVDNIAIGCGHNNEGLFVGAAGLIGLGGGKLSFPSQINATSFSYCLVDRDSDSASTLDFNSPATAGAVTAQLVRNPKLDTFYYVDLSGISVSGEMLPISPSTFKLNEESGNGGVIVDSGTAVTRLQTEAYDAMRDAFKKGTGQLPAAEGVALFDTCYDLSSKKSVEVPTVSFHFSNGKELALPAKNYMIPVDSSGTFCFAFAPTSSALGIIGNVQQQGTRVSYDLANSLIGFSPNKC; this is encoded by the coding sequence ATGGAGAAACTCGCCGTCTTCTTCGTATTCTTCACCGTCCTCGCGAGCTCCAGAACACTCCCGCCCAACTCCGAACCCAATTTCCTCGATGTCTCCGCCTCAATTTCAAAGACCCAGGGCTTGTTCTCAAATTCCAGAAGCGTACTACCCTCAATGCACGAGGTACACCACCGGCGTACAAGGGTTTCTCCCCATTCCCCGCTTAGTTTCGTCCTCCACCCGCGTCTGTCGGTCCGTGGAACGACGGAGGAGAGCTATAAAGCGCTCACGGTGGCGCGACTCGGTCGTGACTCGGCCCGAGTCAAGGCGATTCAGACTCGGCTAGATCTGGCGAGTTTGGGGATTGTGAAGGCAGATCTGACGCCTCTGGATGCGGAGGTGGAGACGGAGAAGCTGGAGGGCCCGGTGATCTCCGGCACGAGCCAGGGGAGCGGCGAGTACTTCAGCCGAGTTGGAGTGGGGAAGCCGGCGACTCAGGCGTACATGGTGCTGGACACGGGGAGTGACGTCAACTGGGTGCAATGCGCACCCTGCGCAGACTGTTACCAGCAGGCCGACCCGATTTTCGACCCGGTTCTATCCTCCTCCTTCACGCCTCTCACGTGCGATACTCAGCAATGCAGGTCGCTCGACGTCTCCGAGTGCCGCAACGACACCTGCCTCTACGAGGTCTCCTACGGCGACGGCTCCTACACCGTCGGCGATTTCGTCACGGAAACCGTCACATTCGGCGGATCTCAAGCCGTCGACAACATCGCAATCGGCTGCGGCCACAACAATGAAGGTTTATTCGTCGGCGCCGCCGGTTTAATCGGCCTCGGCGGCGGCAAGCTCTCGTTTCCCTCTCAAATCAACGCCACCTCCTTCTCCTACTGCCTCGTCGATCGCGATTCCGACTCCGCCTCCACTCTCGATTTCAATTCCCCGGCGACTGCCGGCGCCGTCACGGCGCAGTTGGTCCGGAACCCTAAGCTGGACACGTTCTACTACGTGGATCTATCCGGAATCAGCGTCTCCGGCGAGATGCTGCCGATCTCGCCGTCGACGTTCAAGCTGAACGAGGAGAGCGGCAACGGCGGCGTGATAGTGGACTCCGGGACGGCGGTGACGAGGCTGCAGACGGAGGCGTACGACGCGATGCGCGACGCGTTTAAGAAAGGGACGGGGCAGCTGCCGGCGGCGGAGGGAGTGGCGCTGTTCGACACGTGCTACGATCTGAGCTCGAAAAAGAGTGTGGAGGTGCCGACGGTGTCGTTTCACTTCTCGAATGGTAAAGAGCTGGCGTTGCCGGCGAAGAACTACATGATTCCGGTGGACTCGTCGGGGACTTTCTGCTTCGCCTTCGCGCCGACGTCGTCTGCGCTCGGGATTATAGGGAATGTTCAGCAGCAGGGGACACGTGTCAGTTACGACCTCGCTAATTCTCTGATTGGATTTTCTCCCAATAAATGCtag